Within the candidate division KSB1 bacterium genome, the region TCCCGCAGCGGCCGTTCCACCCTGACGCTCGGGCTGTCGCGCAACAACAGCGAACCACCGCTGTCGCCGCGGCGGGGTTCGTTCCGCTCGTTCGAAATCCGCTCGGGTAATCTTTTTTTCGACCGCAAACCCTACTGGCGCGTCACCCTGGATATGCGCCGCTATCTGCCGCTTTCCCCGCGAACCATGCTGGCCTTGCACGGGGTCATGGGCAGTCTGCATCTGCCGGCCACGCTGACTAATGCCGACGTGCCCGATGAGCTTTATTATGCCGGTGGCAGTTCCTCGGTGCGCGGCTGGCAGCGACTGGCGCTCGGGCCGCGCACGACCAACGGCGTGGTGGCCGGCGGCCGCAGCCTTGTCGAAGCCAGTGCCGAGCTGCGTTTCCAGGTGTGGCGGGACTGGGGCGTGGTCGGCTTTCTGGATGCCGGTAACGTCAAACGCGCCAGCGCCACCTTTCCCCTGAATGAATTGCACTATGCCGCCGGCTGGGGAGTGCGCTACCACACGCCCATCGGGCCGGGCCGTCTCGATTTCGCCTGGAAGCTCAACCCGCAGTCCTTCGATCAAAAGCGTTTCGAATTTCACCTCAGCTTCGGTCAGGCCTTTTGAGATGAAGCGGCATGATTCCCCGGGATGAAACCGGCACGACGCCGTGTTGAAATGAAGAGACTCCTGAAAATCCTCCTTGCCATGCTGGGTGTGCTGCTGCTGCTGCTCGTCATGGCCGCCGCGCTCACCCAAACCCGGCGTTTTCGCGACTGGCTGCGCGACCGCATTGTCGAGCTCTCCCGCCAAAAGCTGAATGGCCGCCTGACGCTGGGCCGCCTCGAAGGCAATTTGATCTCGCATTTCGAGCTTTTCGATTTGAAGATCGAGCGCGAGCACGAAACCGTGCTGCACATTCCCAGAATCGAATTCGGCTTCTCCGCGGCCGAGCTGTGGCACCGCCGGATTTGGATCAACCAGCTCATTATTGACCGGCCGGTAATTTTTCTCAGACAGCGACCCGACAGCAGTTGGAACGTGCAGGATTTGATTGTCACCGACACCACCGCGATTTGGCCGGTGGTGCTGCCGGTCATCCGCATCCGGGAGGCCGAGGTGAACGTCGCCCCGCGGGACAGCACCAGTTTCTTCTTTCAGCGCCGCGTGCAGCAGCTCAATGCCACCCTGCTGGTGGAATATCGGCCCGCGCAAACCGTGCTGGAGGTGCGGCAGCTTGCTTTTGTGCTTGGCGATTTTCCGCTGGCCGTGCACCATCTGCAGGCGCATCTCGAACAGACCGCCGGGTCGATTCGCATCGAGGATTTTCACCTCACCTGCGGCGGATCGAAACTGGCGGGGGAACTGCTCGTGCGCGATTTTACCCAGCCGTTTTATCGCGTGCAGCTTTCTGCGGCACCGCTGCAACTGGATGACGTGCGCGCACTCGTGCCGGCTCTGCCAGCCCGCGGGCCGGTTGAACTGCATTTGAATGTTGCCGGCAGCCGGGACAGTGTGCACGCCGCGCTTGACTTCCAGCATGCCTCCGGGGAAGGTCGTCTGCTGGCCCATGCCCGCCATGCTGCCACAGACACTGCTTTCCAGCTCATTGCGGATCTCCGCCATGCCGATCTCGCCGGCCTGTTGCCCGGTTACGGGCCGCGTTCCGATCTCAACCTCTCACTGCGCCTTGCCGCCGATCGTCTGCGTCTTGACAGTCTGCATGCCCACCTTTCTCTCGAGGCGGACTCCTCGCGTCTGGCGGATCATCTCCTTTCGTCCCTCCGTCTGGAGGGCAGCGCCGCCGACAATCAGATGGCGGCCAGCCTGTCCCTTCGGACGCCGATGGGTGAGATCAGCGGGCAGGGACGCATGGCCGACTGGACCAGGGCGCAGCGTTTCACCGCCGACCTGGCGGTGCAGCGGCTGAATCTTGCTGCCTTTACGAGCGACACCACGCTGGCCTCAGATCTGAACTTCACCGTGAACCTGCGGGGTGAGCATTTGCATCTCGATTCGCTCAGTGCCGGCGGCAGCCTCAAGTTGTTGCCTTCACAGATGTGGGGAATCGACCTCGCCGCGGCAGAAGCCGGGTTCCAAAGCCGTGCCGGCGAGATGGTGCTGGATACGTTGCGGTTGCAGACCTCGGCCGGCCAGTTCGAAGTGGAAGGTCGCTTCAACCGCCACCGTGTTCATTTGCTGCACTTTTTGGTTCAGCCGGGCGGACTGGAGCCGCTTCGTCATTTCCTGGCGGCGGATACCCTGCAAGCCCGCGGTGTGCTTGGGGGCACGGTGCAGGGCCCGTTTGACTCCCTCCTGGTGCACGGCGGCTTTCGGTTGTCGCACGTGCAGTTCAACGCGGCTGGCGCAAACTCGCTCACCGGTGAATTCACTTTTCAGCAGGCTGATGGCACCGGCACGGTGCAGGCCAGCTGCCGCGCCCTGCGTCTGGCGGCGGCCGCGCTGGATTCGGCAAAGCTCAGCGCTTCTTTCGATGCGGCCGCCACCGACTTTGCCGCTGAAGTGTGGTACAATTCTGCCGGCAGTGGTGTGATCAGCGGCCGCTATGTTTTTGGTGATACCGCACGGCTGGTGGTGCGCCACGCGCAAATCGACCTTTATGATCGCACCTGGGAGACTAGCGGCGACACCCTCGCGATCGATCTCGCACCGGAAACGTTCGTGTTCCACCATCTCGCCTTGCGCTCCGGGCCGGAGCACTTCGAACTTGACGGCCGGTTGAGTCTTGCGGGTGCCGAAAGTTTGCGCGTGAGCGTTGCGGGCCTGGACCTGGCGCGTTACGCGCGGTTCCTGGGTCTCGCAGATCAGGTGAACGGCATCCTGGATGTCGAGACACTGGTTTCCGGCACGGCACAGGCGCCCCGCCTGGACGGCCACTTTCTGATCAGCAACGGCCGGCTGGCGAAATTCGCCTATCAGAGCTGGGCTGGCACTTTCGATTATCAGGATGAAAAACTTGCGTGGACTTTCGGATTGCAGCAGCACAGTGCGGATTCGCTCACCGGCGAGGGGTTTCTGCCGCTGCGTCTGAGACTGGACGGCGCGCCGCTGCAAGTGTACCGCAACCGGCCTTTGCGCATGCAAGTCGACGCTCAAAAACTGGATCTTTCCTTTCTGCAGGCCTTCACCCACCGCATCCAGAACCTCCACGGCACGCTCGCCTGCGACGTCGAAATTCTGGGAACGTTGTCGCACCCGCGGCCCAGCGGTGCGATTCGGATTTTCGACGGCGCCTTCCGGCTGCCCGCCAATCGCACAAATTATCACGATCTGCGCCTGACCATGAGCCTGCAACCGGAAGTGATGGAGCTGCCCTTCCTCGAGGTGATGGGCGACCGGGGAAAACTCAGTGCCAGCGGCACGCTGCGGTTGACGGAGAACGGCGAGATTGCCAGCCTCGCAGGCATGGTGCACGCCCGGGATTTTCCCCTTTCCAACAACAGGGTGTTGGAGTTGCGCATCGACACCGACACCACCCGCTTGCACGGTGATGCCAACGGCCTGCGCTACGCCGGCGCCGTGACCATCGACCGCGCCATCTATTATTTGCGCGGCATTCAAAGCGGCCGGGTTTTGCAGATCGACGAAGCGGAATTGCAGCCGCAGCAGGCACCGCCCGCACAGACGGACAAGAGCCCCTGGCAGCGCCTGCTCGACACAATTCACGGCGAATTGAAAATTCACATGCCGCGCAACACCTGGGTGCGCGGCCCGGGCATCAATCTTGAACTCAACGGCGAGCTGGATTTGGTGCAGCAGGGCGGGGATTACTTGCTCTATGGCGCCATCGCTATCGTGCGCGGCACCTACGAGCTGTATGGCAAGAAATTCACAGTGCGCAGTGGCCGGCTCATTTTTCAAGGCGACTACACCACCGCCGTGCAAATCGATTTGCTGGCCTCTTATGTTTTTCGCCACGGCAAGGAACGGCACGAGATGTTCGTGAAGATCACCGGCGCCCTCGCCAACCCGCAGATTGCCTTCTCGCTGGACAATGATGACAAAGCCATTGAGCAAAAGGATGCGATATCGTACATTTTGTTCAACGTACCGGCGCAAGGCTATGGCATCGATTTGACCGGCACCGCCGGCAGCGTGGTCTCCGGCCTGGTGTCCCAGCAATTGTCCCAATCACTGGGGCAAAGCCTGAAGCTGGACGTCATCGAATTCGGCAGCGGCGAGGAGCTGACCCCCGGCTCGGTGCTGGTGGGGAAGTACATTACCAACGAGCTGTTTGTGAGTGTGAGCCAGGATTTCAGTTCGTTCAATTCCGCAGACGCCCTGCGTGTCACGCTGGAGCTGGAAATCTTGCGGCAATTTTTCCTGCAGGCCACCCGCGGCGGCAAGGATGAAAAGGACACCGGCTTTGACGTCATCTGGAAGAAGGAATGGTGATCAAGCGGTTTGTGCTTTTGCTTCTGCCGCTGGCGGGATGTGTGGCCGTGATGCAGGTGGAGGATGTCATCACCCTGCCGCCACCCCAAAAGGTGCGGAGCCAAAGCGCAGGGCAAAAGCTCACGATCTTCTGGCAGGCCGGCCCGGAAGCTCATGTACCGGGCTTCAACGGCTACTTGTTGTATGTCTCCCCGCGCAGCATGGCCGGTCTCACGCTCGCGGACCTGCCCGCGCCCATCGCCATCAACCGCGGCCTCACGTCGCACACGTTGACGGTGGGTGATTCGCTCACGCTTTTCATCCAAGTGCGCAGCCGGGTGGGACGCAATCGCATCAGCCTGCCCTCACTGCCCGAGCTGGTGATCAAACCGGCAACACCATGACTCCGCCTGCAGCAAGCAGTCACGCTGCGCCGCCTGTGCCGTTTGGCAGCGTTGCAGGACTGGCTGTGGAGATCGCCCGCGGAAAATTGTATGGCCCCTGTTGTTGTTGTGAAAGGCAATTCCGGGACTTCAGATCTGGTGGCAATCGACTGATTTATGTTCATTGATTCCGCAAAAATCTATGTTGAAGCCGGCCGGGGGGGCAGCGGGTGCGTGAGTTTTCGGCGCGAAAAATTTGTGCCCAAAGGCGGCCCGGATGGCGGCGATGGCGGCCCGGGTGGCAATGTCATTCTGGAAGTCGACCAGGATATGCGCACTCTGCTTGACTTCCAAATGCGCCGGCATTTCCGTGCCGGGCGCGGCGAACATGGCAGGGGCGCCAACAAAACCGGCCGCAGCGGCCGGGATGTTGTCATCCGTGTCCCACCCGGAACAGTGGTGCGCCATGGTGAGAGCGGGGAAATGCTCGCCGACCTGGTTACTCCCGGCCAACGGCTGGTGGTGGCGCGTGGCGGCCGCGGGGGCTGGGGCAATGCCCATTATGTCTCGCCCACCCACCAATCCCCGCGCGAATGGGAACCGGGCGAGCCGGGCGAAAGTCTGTGGCTCACGCTGGAATTGAAGCTGCTGGCGGATGTGGGACTGGTGGGGCTGCCCAATGCCGGCAAATCAACTCTGCTTTCCCGTATCTCGGCCGCGCGTCCCAAGATTGCCGACTATCCTTTCACCACCTTGACGCCGAATTTGGGGGTGGTGCGCCATCGCGAGCAGCAAAGCTTCGTGGTGGCGGACATTCCCGGCCTCATCGCTGGCGCGCATCAGGGCAGGGGGCTGGGCATCGAGTTTCTCCGCCACATCGAGCGCACGCGCGTGCTGGCGATCTTGATCGAAGCCATTGCCGATGACATGCAGGCAACCTATGAAACCCTGCTGGCCGAGCTGGCGGGATATAACCGCGCCCTGCTCGACAAACCGCGTGTCATTGTGGTGACGAAGAGCGATCTCGCCACGCAGGAAAATCCCGGCGAGGCTTTGTTGCGGCAGTTGCCTTTCCCCTGCTGCCGCATTTCGGCAGTGACCGGTGAAGGTTTGCCGGAGCTGCTCGACTTGCTGTGGGCCGCCGTGCAGTCACCTCCGCCAGGTAAAGGCGGTGCTGATTGAGTCAATCACTCCCGTCCTGCCATGCCGTTTGCCGGCTGTTGCAGGCTGGCCTCGGAGACCTCGGATCTGCCTGGAAACGCCTCTTCCCCGGTGGCGCCGGGATGCTTCAGCTTCACCGGTGGTGGCAAACTCCGGAACTTTTGACGCACCGGCCACGCCCTTGCCGGCACAATTTTCCCAACGGATGTGATGCCGGCCGGAATTTTCAAGGCTCCAGGTTGATTGGTATGGGTAAATCGATAACGCGGCACGCGGGGCCACCACCAAATTACTCGGACGCTGATCGACACAGCGTCACGCTGATCTTTATCCGTGGTGATCTGTAAAAACCTGTGTGCCCAGAATTGCCGTGGTCAGGAAAGTGTTTTTGGGCAATTGCCAATGTCGCTGACGATATCCAAATGATGAAAATGTCGCGCAGACCTCTTGTGTGCCCGTGGTTGGGAAACCGGCGCTGTGGCATTTTTACAGCATACAATAACAAGGCAAACACTGGTTTGTTGAAACGCTCTTCTGCAACACCCGCTGTCAATGTCTTGCCATTTGTCACCCACAGCAATTAACTTGGCATGCTGGCTTGCTGTTGACCGGAAGCAATGCCTTGTTCACAAAACTCCGTCAGGAGTGAACTGTTTATAGACATGGCAAGCTTGCGTGTCTTTAAACTCCGTCAGGAGCGGCCTGTCGAATTTCCCATGATCCGGCGCGGTCTTTTCGAGGAGAATTGAACAGGTCACTCCTCATGGAGTTTTGGGAAATGCAAGAAGCAGCCTCACTAAAAAAACAGTTCACTCCTACCGGAGTTGACAGCACGTTGGCCTGCAAAATTTTTTATGCCCCACCCCTTGGGTGGTTGGGAGGCGCGATCAAAGCGACGCCTGTCGCGAAGGAGATCAATCTGGGTGCAAAATTCA harbors:
- a CDS encoding translocation/assembly module TamB domain-containing protein, with protein sequence MKRLLKILLAMLGVLLLLLVMAAALTQTRRFRDWLRDRIVELSRQKLNGRLTLGRLEGNLISHFELFDLKIEREHETVLHIPRIEFGFSAAELWHRRIWINQLIIDRPVIFLRQRPDSSWNVQDLIVTDTTAIWPVVLPVIRIREAEVNVAPRDSTSFFFQRRVQQLNATLLVEYRPAQTVLEVRQLAFVLGDFPLAVHHLQAHLEQTAGSIRIEDFHLTCGGSKLAGELLVRDFTQPFYRVQLSAAPLQLDDVRALVPALPARGPVELHLNVAGSRDSVHAALDFQHASGEGRLLAHARHAATDTAFQLIADLRHADLAGLLPGYGPRSDLNLSLRLAADRLRLDSLHAHLSLEADSSRLADHLLSSLRLEGSAADNQMAASLSLRTPMGEISGQGRMADWTRAQRFTADLAVQRLNLAAFTSDTTLASDLNFTVNLRGEHLHLDSLSAGGSLKLLPSQMWGIDLAAAEAGFQSRAGEMVLDTLRLQTSAGQFEVEGRFNRHRVHLLHFLVQPGGLEPLRHFLAADTLQARGVLGGTVQGPFDSLLVHGGFRLSHVQFNAAGANSLTGEFTFQQADGTGTVQASCRALRLAAAALDSAKLSASFDAAATDFAAEVWYNSAGSGVISGRYVFGDTARLVVRHAQIDLYDRTWETSGDTLAIDLAPETFVFHHLALRSGPEHFELDGRLSLAGAESLRVSVAGLDLARYARFLGLADQVNGILDVETLVSGTAQAPRLDGHFLISNGRLAKFAYQSWAGTFDYQDEKLAWTFGLQQHSADSLTGEGFLPLRLRLDGAPLQVYRNRPLRMQVDAQKLDLSFLQAFTHRIQNLHGTLACDVEILGTLSHPRPSGAIRIFDGAFRLPANRTNYHDLRLTMSLQPEVMELPFLEVMGDRGKLSASGTLRLTENGEIASLAGMVHARDFPLSNNRVLELRIDTDTTRLHGDANGLRYAGAVTIDRAIYYLRGIQSGRVLQIDEAELQPQQAPPAQTDKSPWQRLLDTIHGELKIHMPRNTWVRGPGINLELNGELDLVQQGGDYLLYGAIAIVRGTYELYGKKFTVRSGRLIFQGDYTTAVQIDLLASYVFRHGKERHEMFVKITGALANPQIAFSLDNDDKAIEQKDAISYILFNVPAQGYGIDLTGTAGSVVSGLVSQQLSQSLGQSLKLDVIEFGSGEELTPGSVLVGKYITNELFVSVSQDFSSFNSADALRVTLELEILRQFFLQATRGGKDEKDTGFDVIWKKEW
- the obgE gene encoding GTPase ObgE, producing MFIDSAKIYVEAGRGGSGCVSFRREKFVPKGGPDGGDGGPGGNVILEVDQDMRTLLDFQMRRHFRAGRGEHGRGANKTGRSGRDVVIRVPPGTVVRHGESGEMLADLVTPGQRLVVARGGRGGWGNAHYVSPTHQSPREWEPGEPGESLWLTLELKLLADVGLVGLPNAGKSTLLSRISAARPKIADYPFTTLTPNLGVVRHREQQSFVVADIPGLIAGAHQGRGLGIEFLRHIERTRVLAILIEAIADDMQATYETLLAELAGYNRALLDKPRVIVVTKSDLATQENPGEALLRQLPFPCCRISAVTGEGLPELLDLLWAAVQSPPPGKGGAD